The bacterium DNA window TCAACGGCAATCGCATGCCGGTCGGCGAGGTGGAGAGTCTGGTTGAGCCGATCAATACGACGGTCAATAGCTTTGCGTTGCACCAGAACTATCCGAATCCGTTTAACCCTGCGACACAGATCACTTACGATCTTGCCAAGGCGACGGATGTTAGCTTGACGGTCTTCGATCTGTTGGGCCGCGAGATCGCGACTCTGGTCAAGGGTCCGCAAGCCGCCGGCCGCTATGTCGTGGACTTTGACGCGGCGGGCCTTCCGAGCGGTATGTACTTCTACCGACTTGAGACGGCGCAGTTCACGGACATGAAGAAGATGGTGTTACTGAAATAAGGCAATCCGATCTGCCTGAACGAAGAACCCCCCGGCGCCTGCTCCGCGCCGGGGGGTTCGCTTTTTCTGTGCTGCGGAATCTGTCAGTTAGAGGCCTGCAAATGCGCGAGAATCTTGCCGCGAGTGCCGTCATTCAGATTCAGCTTCGCGCTGTACTTCTCGACATAGCCGATCCACTCCTCATCGGTGTGCGACTGCGGGTTGCGCAAGGCGTGGCACGAAGCACAGTTGGCGCGATAGAGACGCTCACCTTCGCTGAACTCCCGCGCGGGCCGCGGATGCTGTGCGGCGCAACCTCCCAGCAGCAGTCCGAGTGCAATGAGCAGCCGCAGGGGGCTCACAGGTCAATCCCTGTAATAAACCGGACGCGGGCGTCATCACTGTCTTCGGTAAGACCCGCTGCGACGCCGACGGTGATCCAGAATCCGCCGGAGGCATAGGAGACCGTGGGTCCCGCGTAGCTGGCTGTTTCGGTCTGGTCCTCTTCAAATTCCATGCGCGTTGTTGATTCGAGACCGGCGACGAATTTCGGGTGGAACTCCCAAGAGGTGCCAACGTCAAGGCCAAGCTCATGCTCTATGTCCGGCGCAAAGAAGTACTCCCAGACCGGATTGACGGCGAGATTCCAACGCTCTACCGACTTGGCGAGAATCAGTTTCGCTTCGATCTTGTTGGGCGCGGATGGCTCGGTCTTGCGATTGTATTCAAGATAGAGCAGCGGGTCCATGAAGTACTGGCCGACTTCGCCGAAGCGATAGCGCGAGCGCAATTGCCAGGCATCCCATTTCATGGAGCCGCCTTCGTTCTGAACGAAGATCTCGTATAAGGACGCATCCCAACGTGGCGTCAGGCCATGTTCGAGCTCGATGCGAAGCTCCGTCTGGTCAACTTCGCGCAGCTTGCTTGTTTGGTAGAGTTCCAGTTCGGTATTGCCTGCGGGCATGGTCTGATATTGGTAGGTCCAGACATAGTAGCGGCGGTCGGCCAAGGCGCTGGAGAAGTAGGCGAGCAAGACGACGATTGCCCAAAGAATGCGTGTCATGTGTGTGAACTCGATGAAAATGTAAGACAATTCTAACAAGATGTACATGAATTAACGACTTTTCACAATAAATGTCAAGTATGTCTAACAATAAGCGAGTTTGGTGACTATGTTGCACTCGCTGCGAACGTTTGTCTTTCGCGCACGAGAGTCGTAAATTGTGGTGCATCCACGTAGCAAGGAGGGAAACATGCGCGTGCTTACATTGTGGCTGATCCTGACCGCCCTTATTCTCTGGGGCTGCGAACGCGACAAGACGATAACCGGCGCGACTTCCGGCAGCGAGATCGTGACCTTTCCAGACAGCGCGCTGGAAAACGCTGTGCGGGCCGCGCTGCAGGAGCCGACCGCTCCGATCACGTTGGGCGATTTAGAGGGGATGACCGAATTCGAGGCAGCGGAATGGGGTATCACGGATTTGACCGGGCTTGAGAACATGCGGTCGTTACAGCGGCTGGTCCTGACCAGCAACTCGATTGACAGTATCCCGCAGGTGGCCGGGATTACGACGCTGCAAGAGATTGTGCTGGACTACAATGACGTAGACGATCTCGGGCCGCTGCAGAACCTGCCCAATCTGCGCATTGTGCGTGTTCGGGGGAACGGCGCCGGCAGTCTTACGCCGTTGTCCAACAGCGGCCATTTGACCCATCTTGACGCGGCGTTCAACGGCATCGAGGATACGGAGCCGCTGCGCAGTTGTCCGCAGTTGCAGGTGCTCGATCTCAGCGGCAATCCGATCCCGGACATCAGCTTTGTCGTGGATACGCGGCTCTTGCAGTCGCTGGCGATCACCGGCTGCCCGGTGACGGATCTGAGCCCCGTGACCTTTGCGCCAAATATTCACGATTTGATTATTGACGACACGGAGATACAGGATATTTCGCCGGTCAGCGCGCTTCGATTTCTGGTGCACTTTGACGCGTCGTACGACTCGTTGCTTTCTTTAGAGCCGTTGCGGTCGCTGACGGGGATCACGCAATTGATGCTGCGCGACTGCGGTCTGACATCCATCGAGCCGCTGTCGAACCTGACTTCGATCACGGTTCTGATGCTGCCGGGCAACAACATCACCGATATCTCGCCGCTGGACAATCTTGACGAGTTGGTCTGGCTGGACGTGGCCAATAACGCGATCACGTCCGTAGAAGCATTGAACGACGTGGCGACGCTGGACTACGTGTCGCTGTCGAACAATTTCATCGAGAGTGTGCGCGCTCTGGAGGCCAACCAGGGGTTGGTGGAATTCGATCAGATCTACCTGTACTCCAACCCGCTGTCGGACAGTTCCAAATTTGTGTGGATCCCGCGGCTGGTGGATCGCGGCGTAGACGTTTACTATCAGTAGCGAGACGACGACTCCGTGCGGCATTGGCTGATTACTACGACGCTGAACAACAATCTGCTGAAGGCTAAACTGCCGCCGCTATTGGCCGCTCTGCCGGACTTGGAGATTACGTTTGTCAGTGATCGTGTCGGTCCGCCGATGGAGCGCGTGCGCTGGGTCGTGCCGCCGCGCTGGTTGCACCGCCTGACCGGGCGGTTACTATCGCGCGAACTGGTCCTGTGGCGTGAAATTGGCCGGAGGCGCGTGGAGCGTGTCATGGTCTATAATGCCGTGCCGCACCTCCTTCTGGCATATTGGCCCGCGCGGTTTTTTGGAAAGAAGCTCGACGCGCACCTTATCGCGGGACGACTTGATCTCGATTTTGCGAGTCGTCCCGACGTCATGGTTAATCGTGTGGTCCGGCGGCTGAACAATCCGAAGTGGATCGAGGCGCTGGTGCGCGGGATTGCCTTTCGACACTGCTCGCGGCTGTTTGTTCCGGGCGTGCGGGCGCGCGATTTTCTGTTGGAAATGGGAGTGCCTGCGGAGCGGATTGTCGCGATTCACAGTGCCGTGGATCCGCAGGTCTATTGCCCGGACGGTCGGGAACGGGATATTGACGTGCTGGTCATTGCGAATTTACAAACGCGCAAGCGCCCTGAGCTGACGGTGCAGATTCTGGAGGGTGTGTTGGCGCGCAAACCGGATGCTAAGTTCGTCTGGATCGGCGACGGGCACATGCGCGACGAGGTGCGCGAGTGGGTGGCGGCATCTATGATTCGTGAGGCCGTGCAACTGGTTGGGCACACGGACGACGTGCTCGGCTATGACCGGCGCGCGAAGGTCTATCTGCTCAATTCGGTTTCCGAGGGGCTGTCGTGTGCTACAATGGAAGCGATGGCCGCGGGTGCGGTGCCGGTGACCAGCGATGCCGGGGACATGGCTGAAGTGGTGCGCTCGGGTCAGACGGGCGAGTTGATCATCGAGGGCGATCGGCCCGCGCCTTATGTCGAGGCGATTATGAGGCTGCTCGACGATGAAGCCCTGCGCTCAGGCTATGCCGAGGCGGGCCGAGAGCTGGTCATCCGCGAGCACAGCTTTGACGCTGTCACCCGCGCGTGGAGAGAATTGGAGAGTTGAGGAGAGGATTGGAGGAAAGCGTGATGTTCTGAGAAGAATGCGCGCGCATCCCAAAACACGGAATGTCAAACGGGGCGCCCCTTGCGGAGCGCCCCGTTTTTTCGTGCGGTTAGTTCGTGATTACTGGCAGTTGGCAATCACGACGAACTTCTTGTAGGTGGCAAAGCCCACCGGCAAGGTAATCTGCTCCAAGCCCGGGCCGGCCGTGATCGGCTGGCTGACTTCGAGCGTGTAGTCCGGATCGGTACCACCGTCCGGATTGTCATCGGCGTTCGGGCTGGTCGCGCTATAGACCAGGTAGGTGGCCGACTGCGGTGCTTCGAAGTTCAGCCACGCACCCGCGTTGCCCGGAGCATTGTAAACCGTCAGGTTGGTGATCGGGTTACACGGCGGCGGGCAAGCACTCAAGCACAGCGACATGCTGAACGTTTGAGCTTCCAGTACACCCGCAACGCTTCGCTGCGCAGCAATACTTCCTAGGTCACTGCTGCCCCAATAGAACGCGCAGTCTTCTGGTGTGCCGGTTGAAGTCGCCTGGATGCTTACCCAGCCACTAGTCAATGTGCAGCACTGCTCCGGTGGGAAGTTGTAGGTGTAGGCGAGCGCTTCATACGTGTCGTTGTAGATGAGGCCCGACGGATCGCCCGAAAGTTGAGCAGTAACGGTGCAAACCGGGTTCGACGAGATTCGCGGCACGCCGGCGCTGTCCGACCAGAATTCGATCAAGAAGGTCATCGGGTTCTCCGCACAGACCGTGAAGTCTCCAGGTATCAAGGAAAGACCCCAAACCGTCAGTCGATCCACGCCGGTTTCGCCCGGCGCGAGCGAATAACTTTGATAGTACTTCACGTCTACTTGGGCATCAGACGGCCCGAACGTCCAGCCGCCCGTCGGGAGAGTAACCGGCTGGCTGACAGCGGATCCGGCCGGGCACTCGTTGATGATGTCACACGGCTCGCAGCCGAGCGTCAGGGTGTACTTCGAGCCGCACGGCGCATTGGTCAGGCCCTGCTGCGGCGCAGTGATGATATAGTAGTTGCCAGCCGGAACACACGCGCTGACAGTGTGGGTGCTGCACTCGAAGGCCGAGCTAAACGAAATGGTCGTAGACGGGCAGTCCGTGGTGATCCACAGATTGTTCGGCAGTTCTCCCTGGGCCGTCGCGGTCAAGCGGGTCGGCTCGGTGAGCGTAATGCGGTACCAGTCAAGATCACGGAAGCCCGAATCGTTCCGGGTGTAGTAACCCCACGAACCGCACTTGGTGTCGCCGCAGGCGATCGTCTCAACCTGCACGGGGCTAACGTTACAACCATCATTTGTGCCGACAAAGCCCGGACCGCAATCGGCTTCGGCTTCGTTGTCACCGCACGTAATCGGGCACGGCTGGCAGCAGGTGACGGCGATATTGTACTGGCCGACGTCAGCGGCCGAGAAGCCGCTTACGAGCAAGAAGTAGGTGCCGGGTGTGAGATCAACGCAGCGAATAAACGACAAGCCGCCGACGGTGCCGCACAGGTCGTCGTCTTCGGCAGTGAAGGCCACGCAGCAGTTGTTGGCATCGAACAGGAACATGCGCTGGTCGTAGACTTCGGGACCGTCACAGCCCTTGAAGTTGTAGGAGCCGGCGGTGTTAATCGTGAGCTGCCACAATTCGCCCGGAATGCCGATGCCGCAGGGATCGCCGGCACCCACGGTCGAGCCGGTGATCAGCGGCGATGCGCCGGCGCACGATACGGTCGTGCTGAAGTCAGGGATGCAGGTCACGAGTTCGCAGCCAAGCGACATGTAGTACGGGGTTCCGCACGGAACGCCCGTCGTGAAGGCCGTCGAAACGTA harbors:
- a CDS encoding leucine-rich repeat domain-containing protein, which encodes MRVLTLWLILTALILWGCERDKTITGATSGSEIVTFPDSALENAVRAALQEPTAPITLGDLEGMTEFEAAEWGITDLTGLENMRSLQRLVLTSNSIDSIPQVAGITTLQEIVLDYNDVDDLGPLQNLPNLRIVRVRGNGAGSLTPLSNSGHLTHLDAAFNGIEDTEPLRSCPQLQVLDLSGNPIPDISFVVDTRLLQSLAITGCPVTDLSPVTFAPNIHDLIIDDTEIQDISPVSALRFLVHFDASYDSLLSLEPLRSLTGITQLMLRDCGLTSIEPLSNLTSITVLMLPGNNITDISPLDNLDELVWLDVANNAITSVEALNDVATLDYVSLSNNFIESVRALEANQGLVEFDQIYLYSNPLSDSSKFVWIPRLVDRGVDVYYQ
- a CDS encoding glycosyltransferase family 4 protein codes for the protein MRHWLITTTLNNNLLKAKLPPLLAALPDLEITFVSDRVGPPMERVRWVVPPRWLHRLTGRLLSRELVLWREIGRRRVERVMVYNAVPHLLLAYWPARFFGKKLDAHLIAGRLDLDFASRPDVMVNRVVRRLNNPKWIEALVRGIAFRHCSRLFVPGVRARDFLLEMGVPAERIVAIHSAVDPQVYCPDGRERDIDVLVIANLQTRKRPELTVQILEGVLARKPDAKFVWIGDGHMRDEVREWVAASMIREAVQLVGHTDDVLGYDRRAKVYLLNSVSEGLSCATMEAMAAGAVPVTSDAGDMAEVVRSGQTGELIIEGDRPAPYVEAIMRLLDDEALRSGYAEAGRELVIREHSFDAVTRAWRELES